In Triticum urartu cultivar G1812 chromosome 6, Tu2.1, whole genome shotgun sequence, the following proteins share a genomic window:
- the LOC125513646 gene encoding uncharacterized protein LOC125513646 → MASHVAATLPPPLPTPARCLLLTPPPAVYTARVELDTKKQQPGRASMSRSWIRDKIDLSGRASRSSSWLTDKTLRRVGTLNGGVERFGRGEMPRENWKRPANRTPSVDRCEKKLRPPTEIVAASEASLLVGPAPSVGRFEKKETPMTEMVADSVVASFDGPAPSIDLSEKKAEPTTEMVADSEATLFAGPVASEKKPTPPTVVAPFAGLAPLMDRPEKKPKALAKMEVDSEASLFAGPTFMVSPDPSELPMPTFIMSPDPSELSMPTFLYKHKVAKVLARLVAPMLIDQQED, encoded by the coding sequence ATGGCTAGCCATGTCGCTGCGACTCTGCCGCCGCCGTTACCTACCCCGGCGCGCTGCCTCCTCCTGACGCCTCCTCCGGCGGTGTACACGGCTCGTGTAGAGCTGGACACCAAGAAGCAGCAGCCTGGACGTGCCTCTATGAGCCGAAGTTGGATCAGAGACAAGATCGACCTTTCCGGACGTGCTTCCCGGAGCTCCAGCTGGCTCACTGACAAGACGCTCCGCCGTGTCGGGACTTTGAACGGCGGCGTCGAGCGCTTCGGCCGCGGGGAGATGCCGAGGGAGAACTGGAAGAGGCCGGCGAACCGTACGCCATCAGTCGACCGGTGCGAGAAGAAGCTGAGGCCTCCGACCGAGATagtggcagcctcggaggcatcACTCCTCGTCGGCCCGGCGCCGTCAGTCGGCCGGTTCGAGAAGAAGGAGACGCCTATGACTGAGATGGTGGCAGACTCGGTGGTGGCATCCTTCGATGGCCCTGCTCCGTCGATCGACCTGTCGGAGAAGAAAGCAGAGCCTACGACTGAGATGGTGGCAGACTCGGAGGCGACACTCTTTGCTGGTCCTGTGGCGTCGGAGAAGAAGCCGACCCCTCCTACCGTGGTGGCACCCTTCGCTGGCCTCGCTCCGTTGATGGACCGGCCCGAGAAGAAGCCGAAGGCTCTGGCTAAGATGGAGGTGGACTCGGAGGCATCCTTGTTCGCTGGCCCGACATTCATGGTGTCGCCGGACCCGAGCGAGCTGCCCATGCCGACCTTCATCATGTCACCGGACCCGAGCGAGCTGTCCATGCCAACCTTCCTCTATAAGCACAAGGTGGCTAAAGTGTTAGCTAGACTAGTCGCTCCGATGCTCATTGATCAGCAAGAAGATTGA